ATCTCGGTTCGATCACATAAGTTATGGCTAGATTTTTATACTATTGACTGGTTGTGACAAGCATGAGTAAGCAGATCCATAGCACTTTCAGAATAAGACTAAAGAATATAAAAAATAAGCCTTCAAATTCATGCGCTTAAGTCAGTAAGACCTTTCATTCTTTTCCAGATAATTCCGGCTTGATAATACCTTTTATTACAGGAGCGAAATAAAAGTCGTTTATTTCGCCAGCAAATGTTAATAATCCCATCCCGTCATCGCCGCTAAAAATCCAATAATCCCGCCCCGCCGCCTGCGCATAATGGCCGTAGAATGAGGCTTGCGGGTTATTTGTTTAGGATTTATCTCAGAAAACATTGCGTTTTGATTATTCCGCTCCCATCATCATCTCCGACAAATAAACAAATAAGGGTGAAAAAAGGGTATGGAATGGATCGCCGATCCGTCAATCTGGGCCGGGCTGGTTACGCTTATCGTGCTGGAGCTGGTGCTGGGCATCGATAATCTGGTGTTTATCGCCATTCTGGCGGAAAAACTGCCTGCCGCGCAGCGCGACCGCGCCAGAGTAACCGGCCTGCTGCTGGCGCTGATCATGCGTCTGCTGCTGCTGACCTCGATCTCCTGGCTCACGGGCCTGACGCGCCCGCTCTTTACGCTGTTCAGCCACGGCTTTAGCGCCCGCGATCTGATTATGCTGGTCGGCGGCGTGTTTCTGTTGTTTAAAGCCACCATGGAGCTGAACGAACGGCTTGAGGGCGGCGACCTGGATGATAAGCCGCAGAAGCACGGCGCCCGTTTCTGGCCGGTGGTAGCGCAGATCGTGGTACTGGATGCGGTTTTCTCGCTGGATGCGGTGATCACCGCCGTCGGCATGGTCGATCATCTGCTGGTGATGATGGCGGCGGTAGTTATCGCCATTTTCCTGATGATCCTCGCCAGCAAGCCGCTGACCCGCTTCGTTAACGGCCACCCGACTATCGTCATCCTCTGCCTGAGCTTTCTGTTGATGATCGGCTTCAGCCTGATCGCCGAAGGGTTCGGCTTCCATATCCCGAAAGGCTATCTCTATGCGGCTATCGGCTTCTCGATCCTGATCGAATCCTTTAATCAGCTGTCACAGTTTAATCGCCGCCGCTTTCTGTCCGCCCGCATGCCGCTACGCAAACGGACGGCGGAAGCGGTGCTGCATCTGCTACGCGGCGAACACAACGAGGCGGATCTGGATCATGAAACCGCCTCGCTGGTTGCCGATGCGCGCGAACAGGGCGCGGTGTTTAACAAGCAGGAGCGTCAGATGATCGTGCGGGTGATGGGGATGGCGCAGCGCAGCGTCAGCAGCATCATGACCTCGCGCCATGATATTGAGCATATCGATCTCAGCGACAGCCCGGAAAAGATCATGGCGCAGCTGGACCGCAATCAGCATACGCGCATGCTGGTGACGGAGAACGGCGGCGAACCGCTGGGCGTGGTGCATGTTATCGATCTGCTGCATCAGGCGCTGCATACCCACTCCCTCGACCTGCGCGCCCTGCTGCGCCAGCCGCTGGTGTTCCCGGAACAGCTGACGCTGCTGCTGGCGCTGGAGCAGTTCCGCAGCGCCCGCACCCACTTCGCTTTTGTGGTGGATGAGTTCGGCTCGGTGGAGGGCGTGGTGACGCTGAGCGACGTGATGGAAACCATCGCCGGCAATATGCCCAATGAGAGTGAAGAGCTGGATGCACGCTACGACATTCTGCAGAAAGAGGACGGCAGCTGGATAGCGAACGGCCACATGCCGTTGGATGATTTGGTGATGTATATCGAACTGCCGCTGAATGAGAAGCGCGATTATCACACTATCGCCGGCCTGTTGATGGATCGGCTGCAGCATATTCCGCAACCGGGGGAAGAGCTGCAGGTGGGCGATTACCTGTTCCGCACCCTGGAGGTGGAGAGCCATCGCGTGCATCGCGTGCAGATCGTGCCGCTTGCCCAGCAGGAGCCGGATTACGAAGTATAACCGCTATGCCTGCCTTTTAGCGTCTTCTCGCCGCAACGGGCTACCGCTAAAGGGACTCTCCGATAAGGACATCAGCCGGGCCGGCTGCCCGCTCAAGAGGCCGGCCCGGGTAGAGACCCCGGTAAACACCGCCGCTCTGGCAAAGTCCTCTGCCGATAAAGGCGGCATTGCCGATAACGCTTTGCGACGATAAAAAAGGCGCCCGACGGGCGCCTTTTCTAATGGGTTGCTCAGCGAGGCGCTTTTTCCGGCCTGGCATCGGGATGGCGCTGCTTCCATTCATCAATGCGTGATTTCGCTTCGCTCTCCAGCCGCTGACGCAGCAGCTGATCCACCTGCAGGTTGTACTGCAGATTATCCCAGCCGCCATACAGCCGCAGCGGCACCGCCGTCTGCTGCAGCGCGGCGATCAGGGCATTATCCCCTTTCCAGCCGCCGGTCACCTGCACGCCGAAGGTAATGTCGCACTGGCGACGCGCCATATCCAACTGCCCTGCCCCGCTCAGCGTAAAGCGCGACGTGCCGCCTTGCAGCCCTTTCAGCGCGATCAGGCCGTCACGCAGCGTTGCCTGCGCCTGCAGCTTATCGATGCGGGTTTCGTTGCTGTTGCCGCTATCTTCTTCGCTGCTGACGCGGTCACTATTACGCGCCACCGCATGCTGCACCAGCTGCTGGACGTTCATGCCGATAATGCGCGCCGGGGCGAGTGACATCTCCGCTTCGCCGCGCCAGCGGCGATGGAAATCCTCTACGCTCAGTCCGGTTCCGGTCAGCACGCCGTTCAGCGTCAGCTGGCCGTCAAGCGACGGCGGCAGCGCGAAGGCGTTCAGTAGCGGCGCGAGAGCGATATCGCGCAGCGCCGGCCTCAGCGCGACCTGCGCCGGCTGGCGGCGCATATCGAGGGTGCCGGGCAGCGAGAACGCGCCCGCACCGATGCGGCCAGAGAAAGTATTCAGCGTGACGTCGCCGCGCTGATTATCCGCGTCCAGCGCGACCTGCTGCAGATCCAGACCGCGCCAGCGCAGCGCATCCGCCTGCAGCTTTACGCTGCCCGTCAGCGTGTTCAGCAGGGCGTTGTCCGCGCCGACAGGCTCAGCGATGACCGGCGCGCGCGCGCCGCCGGTCGCCTGCGCGGTCGCGGGCATCGCATCGCTGTCGCCGTTCAGCCCCGCCAGCGCATCCAGATCGAGGCGCGGCGAACGCATATCGATATTCAGCACCGGCGCGTTGCCCAGCTTGCCGCTGATAGCGCCGTTCAGCTGGCTTTCGCCCAGCGTCAGCGCGATATTCTGCAGCGAGAAACGCTGGCTTTCATCGAGCCACTCCGCCTGTAAACTGCTTTTGCCCTGCAGGCCCGCCGGCGGCAGACCGGGGCCATGCAGCTGCCAGTTGAGATCGTCCACCGTGCCGTTGACCCGGCGCGGGTAGTCCGCCACGTTCATGGTGCCGTTCAGCGAAAGCTGCAGCTCACGCTGGTCGCGGCTGACGCGCGTCGAAAGCGTAATCGCCGCCTCGCGGCGGCTGTCCTGCGTAAGAGAGAGATTGAGGTCGCGGAAGTTGATCTCTTCGCCCTGCGGCTGCTGCCAGATAAGCAGGCTGTCGGCCACCTCAAGGCTGCCGATATCGAAGGTCCAGCCCCTGACCGGCTCCGGCGGCGCCGAGTCAGACGGCCCCACCGGCGCGTCGGCCGGCCGCTGCGCGGCGCTGTCGGGCGTCAGGCGCACCACGGCGTTTTTCAGCATCACCTGTTTAACGCTGAGCTGATGGGAAAGAAGAGGAAGGAGATGGACGTCAAGCCGCATATTTTCCGCCGTTACCACCGGCTGCTGCGCGCCCGGCGCGGTCACCGACATCCGCCCGGCCAGAATGCTGAGCTGCGGCCAGACGTGCCAGCGCAGGTCGCCTTCGAGCCGCAGCTGATAGCCGCTGCGCTGCTCGACCTGCTGCACCATGTAATTGCGAAAATCGTTGGGGTTAACCAGCAATACCAGCGCTGTCATCCCGGCCACAATAACGACGAATAAAATGGCCAGCGTGGTAATTAATCGTCTCATCCCATCCCCTGTTCAGGCAGTTAATCTTTATCGATACGACTGGCGACCGCGCCCTGCTGCCCTTTGTATTTCGCGTCTTCGCGGCGGTTATAGGGACGCGCGGCGGGGCCGGAAAGCGGCTCGAAGCTCAGCGCGCCGATCAGCATACCCGGACGCAGCGCCAGCGGCAGCTTCCCTGAATTATAGAACTCCAGCACGATTCGGCCCTGCCAGCCCGGATCGATACGGTGAGCGGTCACGTGAACCATCAGGCCCAGACGCGCCAGCGAGGAGCGCCCGTCGAGCCAGCCGACCAGATCGTCAGGCAGCGTCACCGACTCCAGCGTCACCGCCAGCGCCAGCTCGCCCGGATGCAGGAAGAACGCCTCCCCTTCCGGCAGCACAATCTCATCGCTCATCACCCGGTCGAGCGCGGCGCTGACCTCATGTTTAGGGCCGCTCAGATCGATAAAAGCCGCGGTATGCCCGCGGAAAGTCCGAAACTGATTGCCGAGCCGCACATCAACGGTCGCGCCGTTGATGCGCTCGACCGGTGGACGCGGCGTAATCGCCAGCTTGCCGTTGTCGAGCCAGGCTTCAATATCGCGATCGCATAATCTCATCGCTGGTTACTCCTCTGCGTCAGCGCGGACGGCCTTATTCAAAGAACTGGTTGATTTTCGCTTTCAGAATATCGATGGCAATGCGGTTCTTGCCGCCGCGCGGCACGATAATGTCCGCATACTGCTTTGACGGCTCGATAAACTGCAGGAACATCGGACGCACGGTTTTTTGATACTGCGCCATCACCGAATCCATGGAGCGGCCGCGTTCGTTGACATCGCGCTTCATGCGGCGCATCAGGCAGATGTCCAGCGGCGTATCGACAAAAATAGAGAAGTTCATCTCTTCGCGCAGGCGCGCGTCGGTCAGCAGCAGAATGCCTTCAAGGATAATCACCTTTTTCGGCTTCAGATGAATGGTTTCCTGGGTGCGGGTATGCTCAACGTAGCTGTATACCGGCAGCTCGATATGCTGACCCGACTTTAACGCCTGCAGATGCTGCAACAGCAGATCGTGATCCATGGCGCTCGGGTGGTCATAGTTGGTTTTAACCCGCTCTTCCATAGTGAGATGGCTTTGGTCTTTGTAGTAACTGTCTTCAGGAATCACGCCGATATGCTCATCGCCCACCTGATCGCGGATTTCGCGATAGAGCGTGCTGGCGATTAAACTTTTTCCTGATGCGGATGCGCCTGCGATACCTACAATGACGCATTGATGGGACTTGTCAGTCATAAAATTAAAGACCTGATTACTGTGTGACGTGTCGGCCTCGGCGATGTGAAAACATCATCCTGAGCGTTCAGCCAGATATTGAGAGGGTTAACTGGCGGCAATTATAGGGAGATCGCTGATACGATGCCAGAAAAAAGCGGCGCGGCGCGTACGCGCTGGCGGCGGCGCGTTCGGAATGCGCGCTTTTCAGACTTTCTCCTTTGGCGCTATCGCGTTTCACCGATAAACTGCTGCGCGTGCGTGACCTCTCACTTTTTGGTGGCAGCGTAGCGACGCCCCCTTCCGCCAGGCGGCGAAAGGCATATTCATAAACAAAAAGGTTGGCTATGTCCTGGAGAACGATCACCTATTTTGGCGACAGCATGTTGCTGATCCCCACAGCAATCCTTATCGCGCTGATCCTGCCGTGGAAAAGCGACAAACGTCACACCCTCTGGTGCTGGGTGCTGGCCTTCGGCCTGGCGGGCCTGGTGGTCAGCGTGTCGAAAATCCTCTTTATGGGCTTCGGCATCGGCAGCGCGCGCTTTAACTTCACCGGCTTTAGCGGCCACAGCGCGATGTCCGCCACCCTCTGGCCGGTGCTGCTCTGGCTGCTGTCGGGCCGCCTGCCCGCCTTCTGGCGCGGCGTCGCGGTGACGCTCGGCTATATGGTGCCGCTGATGGTCGGCGCTTCGCGCCTGGTGCTGCTGGCGCACTCCAAAAGTGAAGTCGCCACCGGCCTGCTGCTGGGCTTTACCCTCAGCACGCTGTTCCTGATTTCGCAGCGTCATACCCAGCTTAAAGGGTTTAGCCTGCCGCAGCTTAGCGCGGCGCTGGTGCTGCCGCTGATTATTATGGGACACGGGCGCATCGCCACCACGCAAAACTTCCTTGAGCATCTTTCCGCTAACATCGCCGGGCTGGAGAAGCCCTGGACGCGAGCCGACCTGCTGAATCAACGCCAACCCGGCTATCAATCGTTTGAATAACGTCGCTATTTCTGCTGTTGCCAATGGGTCAGGTTAGCCGCCCTGTGCTAGCATCACAAAAGTGATATCACGCCTGCCCAGCCTCCGCTGGCAGGCAAGCCGGACTCGTGGATGACTACCGATACCTTTTCGCCCGCGCAAAACGCTCCCTTTTCGCTCAGGCCTGCGCTGCTGCTGGGCCTGCTGTGCTTTTT
This DNA window, taken from Mixta gaviniae, encodes the following:
- a CDS encoding TerC family protein is translated as MEWIADPSIWAGLVTLIVLELVLGIDNLVFIAILAEKLPAAQRDRARVTGLLLALIMRLLLLTSISWLTGLTRPLFTLFSHGFSARDLIMLVGGVFLLFKATMELNERLEGGDLDDKPQKHGARFWPVVAQIVVLDAVFSLDAVITAVGMVDHLLVMMAAVVIAIFLMILASKPLTRFVNGHPTIVILCLSFLLMIGFSLIAEGFGFHIPKGYLYAAIGFSILIESFNQLSQFNRRRFLSARMPLRKRTAEAVLHLLRGEHNEADLDHETASLVADAREQGAVFNKQERQMIVRVMGMAQRSVSSIMTSRHDIEHIDLSDSPEKIMAQLDRNQHTRMLVTENGGEPLGVVHVIDLLHQALHTHSLDLRALLRQPLVFPEQLTLLLALEQFRSARTHFAFVVDEFGSVEGVVTLSDVMETIAGNMPNESEELDARYDILQKEDGSWIANGHMPLDDLVMYIELPLNEKRDYHTIAGLLMDRLQHIPQPGEELQVGDYLFRTLEVESHRVHRVQIVPLAQQEPDYEV
- the asmA gene encoding outer membrane assembly protein AsmA, with amino-acid sequence MRRLITTLAILFVVIVAGMTALVLLVNPNDFRNYMVQQVEQRSGYQLRLEGDLRWHVWPQLSILAGRMSVTAPGAQQPVVTAENMRLDVHLLPLLSHQLSVKQVMLKNAVVRLTPDSAAQRPADAPVGPSDSAPPEPVRGWTFDIGSLEVADSLLIWQQPQGEEINFRDLNLSLTQDSRREAAITLSTRVSRDQRELQLSLNGTMNVADYPRRVNGTVDDLNWQLHGPGLPPAGLQGKSSLQAEWLDESQRFSLQNIALTLGESQLNGAISGKLGNAPVLNIDMRSPRLDLDALAGLNGDSDAMPATAQATGGARAPVIAEPVGADNALLNTLTGSVKLQADALRWRGLDLQQVALDADNQRGDVTLNTFSGRIGAGAFSLPGTLDMRRQPAQVALRPALRDIALAPLLNAFALPPSLDGQLTLNGVLTGTGLSVEDFHRRWRGEAEMSLAPARIIGMNVQQLVQHAVARNSDRVSSEEDSGNSNETRIDKLQAQATLRDGLIALKGLQGGTSRFTLSGAGQLDMARRQCDITFGVQVTGGWKGDNALIAALQQTAVPLRLYGGWDNLQYNLQVDQLLRQRLESEAKSRIDEWKQRHPDARPEKAPR
- the dcd gene encoding dCTP deaminase, yielding MRLCDRDIEAWLDNGKLAITPRPPVERINGATVDVRLGNQFRTFRGHTAAFIDLSGPKHEVSAALDRVMSDEIVLPEGEAFFLHPGELALAVTLESVTLPDDLVGWLDGRSSLARLGLMVHVTAHRIDPGWQGRIVLEFYNSGKLPLALRPGMLIGALSFEPLSGPAARPYNRREDAKYKGQQGAVASRIDKD
- the udk gene encoding uridine kinase, encoding MTDKSHQCVIVGIAGASASGKSLIASTLYREIRDQVGDEHIGVIPEDSYYKDQSHLTMEERVKTNYDHPSAMDHDLLLQHLQALKSGQHIELPVYSYVEHTRTQETIHLKPKKVIILEGILLLTDARLREEMNFSIFVDTPLDICLMRRMKRDVNERGRSMDSVMAQYQKTVRPMFLQFIEPSKQYADIIVPRGGKNRIAIDILKAKINQFFE
- a CDS encoding phosphatase PAP2 family protein is translated as MSWRTITYFGDSMLLIPTAILIALILPWKSDKRHTLWCWVLAFGLAGLVVSVSKILFMGFGIGSARFNFTGFSGHSAMSATLWPVLLWLLSGRLPAFWRGVAVTLGYMVPLMVGASRLVLLAHSKSEVATGLLLGFTLSTLFLISQRHTQLKGFSLPQLSAALVLPLIIMGHGRIATTQNFLEHLSANIAGLEKPWTRADLLNQRQPGYQSFE